A portion of the Luxibacter massiliensis genome contains these proteins:
- a CDS encoding sensor histidine kinase, with translation MDMGRQNPDQLLEVIRQEEENQKRGHLKIFFGYAAGVGKTYAMLKAAHAAKRHGVDVVAGYIEPHARPKTAALLSGLEVLPARSMYHNGIRLREFDIDAAIGRKPQLLLVDELAHTNAEGCRHTKRYQDIEELLNLGIDVYTTVNVQHIESLNDMVASITEVFVRERIPDSVFDRADQVELVDIEPQDLINRLQAGNVYQEAQAKQAVENFFTVENLTALREIALRRCADRVNLLTENARIKSHGDYYTDEHILVCLSSSPSNGKIIRTAARMAKAFRGAFTALFVETPDFSSMDEENRKRLRINMRLAEQLGAKIETVYGEDVPFQIAEFARLSGVSKIVIGRSSGARRHLFSKLTLTEKLIADASNLDVHIIPDAVSGTSAYRAKKLRRKNSIIFSGLDIIKCIGILIVSSLIGTIFQNLGFAEANIITVYVLGVLVTAVITKHQIYSLISSIVSVLVFNFLFTEPKFTLHAYDQGYPFTFIIMFLAAFLTGSLATRLKNHARQSVQAAYRTKVLFDTNQLLQQSGSQGDIISSTANQLIKLLGKDVVFYLAENESLGQPHIFPAAEEALDKCYTSENERAVAQWVLKNNKHAGATTETLSNAKCLYLAVRVNSNVYGVVGIVINSQPLDSFEKSILLSILGECALALENKKNAREKEEAAVLAKNEQLRANLLRAISHDLRTPLTSISGNASNLISNGDSFDPDTKKQLYMDIYDDSMWLINLVENILAVTRIEEGRLNFTMSEDLIDDAVAEALHHVSRKSVEHHITVESKKEFLLAKMDVKLIVQVIINIVDNAIKYTPKGSHIVIRTEQQGENAVVSIADDGEGIPDEAKEKVFDMFYSGANQIADSRRSLGLGLSLCKSIINAHGGKITVSDNIPKGTVFTFTLPIREVQIHE, from the coding sequence ATGGATATGGGCAGGCAAAATCCAGACCAACTATTAGAGGTAATCCGCCAGGAAGAGGAAAACCAAAAAAGAGGGCATCTGAAAATCTTTTTTGGATATGCCGCAGGTGTTGGAAAAACCTATGCTATGCTGAAGGCGGCCCATGCTGCCAAGAGGCATGGCGTTGATGTAGTGGCAGGTTATATTGAACCCCACGCACGTCCCAAGACAGCAGCTCTTTTAAGTGGGCTGGAAGTGCTTCCTGCACGGAGTATGTACCATAATGGGATCCGACTCCGGGAATTTGATATTGACGCAGCTATAGGGAGAAAGCCGCAGCTTCTTCTTGTAGATGAGCTTGCACATACAAATGCTGAAGGATGCAGGCATACGAAGCGTTATCAAGATATTGAGGAACTTTTGAATTTAGGAATTGACGTATATACCACAGTCAATGTACAGCATATTGAAAGCCTGAATGATATGGTGGCTTCCATTACAGAGGTTTTTGTGCGGGAACGTATCCCAGATTCTGTATTTGACCGGGCGGATCAGGTGGAACTGGTGGACATTGAACCACAGGATTTAATCAATCGGCTCCAGGCTGGCAATGTCTATCAGGAGGCACAGGCCAAACAGGCAGTTGAAAATTTCTTTACTGTGGAAAATCTGACAGCACTTAGAGAAATAGCGCTGCGCCGGTGTGCTGACAGAGTGAACCTGCTGACAGAAAATGCAAGGATTAAAAGCCATGGCGACTACTATACAGATGAGCATATTCTGGTTTGTCTTTCCTCTTCCCCCTCCAATGGGAAAATTATCCGCACCGCTGCAAGAATGGCAAAGGCTTTCCGCGGTGCGTTTACCGCACTGTTTGTTGAAACACCGGACTTTTCATCTATGGATGAAGAAAACAGGAAAAGGTTACGCATCAATATGCGCCTTGCTGAACAGCTTGGGGCAAAAATAGAAACAGTTTACGGGGAGGATGTTCCATTTCAGATTGCAGAGTTTGCCCGTTTATCTGGTGTGTCTAAAATTGTTATTGGAAGAAGTTCTGGCGCAAGGAGGCATCTGTTTAGCAAGCTGACTTTAACGGAAAAGTTGATTGCCGACGCCTCAAACCTGGATGTCCATATCATACCTGACGCTGTTTCTGGTACGTCTGCTTACCGGGCAAAAAAATTAAGACGGAAAAACAGTATTATATTTTCAGGCCTTGATATTATAAAGTGTATTGGTATTTTGATTGTATCTAGTTTAATCGGTACTATATTTCAAAATCTAGGCTTTGCAGAAGCTAATATTATTACGGTCTATGTGCTCGGGGTACTTGTGACTGCTGTGATTACAAAACATCAGATTTATAGCCTGATTTCTTCTATTGTAAGCGTTTTGGTTTTTAACTTTCTCTTCACTGAGCCAAAATTTACACTGCACGCTTACGACCAGGGTTATCCATTTACATTTATCATTATGTTCCTGGCGGCTTTTTTAACCGGATCCCTTGCCACGCGCCTCAAAAACCACGCCAGGCAGTCTGTACAGGCTGCATACCGTACAAAGGTGCTTTTTGATACAAATCAACTTTTACAGCAGTCAGGCAGCCAGGGTGATATAATATCATCCACTGCAAATCAGCTTATTAAGCTGTTAGGCAAGGACGTTGTATTTTATCTGGCAGAAAATGAAAGTCTCGGACAACCCCATATTTTTCCGGCGGCAGAGGAAGCTTTAGATAAATGCTATACTTCTGAGAATGAAAGGGCCGTCGCCCAGTGGGTGTTAAAAAACAACAAACATGCGGGGGCAACCACAGAAACCCTTTCCAACGCAAAATGCCTGTACCTTGCAGTTCGGGTCAACAGTAATGTGTATGGCGTTGTAGGAATTGTGATTAACAGCCAGCCGCTGGACTCCTTTGAAAAAAGTATTTTGCTGTCTATTCTAGGCGAATGTGCATTAGCTTTGGAAAATAAAAAAAATGCCCGAGAAAAAGAAGAGGCGGCGGTTTTGGCGAAGAATGAGCAGCTCCGTGCAAATTTACTTCGTGCAATATCCCATGATCTGCGGACACCGCTAACTTCTATATCAGGCAATGCAAGTAATCTTATTTCCAATGGAGATTCTTTTGATCCGGATACGAAAAAGCAGCTTTACATGGATATTTATGACGATTCTATGTGGCTGATTAATTTGGTTGAAAACATCCTTGCCGTAACGCGGATTGAGGAGGGCAGGCTGAATTTTACAATGTCAGAGGATTTAATAGATGATGCAGTTGCAGAGGCTTTGCACCATGTGAGCCGTAAAAGTGTGGAGCACCATATTACCGTTGAAAGTAAGAAGGAGTTTCTTCTTGCAAAAATGGATGTCAAGCTTATTGTCCAGGTGATTATCAATATAGTGGACAATGCCATTAAATATACTCCCAAAGGCTCCCATATTGTAATTCGGACAGAGCAGCAGGGGGAGAATGCTGTTGTGTCTATAGCCGATGACGGCGAAGGGATCCCAGATGAAGCCAAGGAAAAAGTATTCGATATGTTTTACAGCGGCGCCAATCAAATAGCGGACAGCCGCCGCAGTTTAGGGCTTGGGCTGTCATTGTGCAAATCCATTATTAACGCCCATGGCGGGAAAATCACCGTTTCTGATAATATACCTAAGGGTACAGTGTTTACCTTTACATTACCAATAAGGGAGGTACAAATTCATGAATAA
- a CDS encoding potassium channel family protein: MKLDALHHQVLAIDKEEQRVDSVLPFVTNGQIGDATNEEFLESLGVRNFDVCIVAIGDNFQSSLETTSLLKELGAKMVVSRAARDVHAKFLYRNGADEVVYPEKQLAHWTAIRYSADHIMDYIELDNEHAIFEITVPVGWVGKTIGQLDIRKKYNINIMALKHNGAMNMNITSGIHFLEENTILVLGNMKDIQKCFHI; this comes from the coding sequence ATGAAGCTGGATGCATTGCACCATCAGGTGCTGGCTATAGATAAAGAAGAACAGCGGGTTGATTCTGTCCTTCCCTTTGTAACCAATGGGCAGATTGGAGATGCCACGAATGAGGAATTTTTGGAATCTCTAGGAGTCAGGAATTTTGATGTGTGTATTGTTGCTATTGGAGATAATTTTCAGAGTTCACTGGAAACAACCTCGCTGCTCAAAGAGCTGGGGGCAAAAATGGTGGTATCCCGCGCGGCCAGAGATGTCCATGCAAAGTTTCTTTACCGTAATGGCGCAGATGAGGTTGTCTATCCCGAAAAGCAGCTTGCCCACTGGACTGCGATCAGATATAGCGCCGACCATATTATGGATTACATAGAGCTGGACAATGAACATGCTATTTTTGAAATAACCGTACCGGTGGGATGGGTAGGAAAAACGATTGGGCAGCTGGATATACGGAAAAAATATAATATAAACATAATGGCGTTGAAACATAATGGCGCAATGAATATGAACATTACTTCAGGTATACACTTCCTAGAAGAAAATACAATACTTGTACTTGGAAATATGAAGGATATTCAAAAGTGTTTTCACATTTAG
- the kdpC gene encoding potassium-transporting ATPase subunit KdpC, translating into MKTIKCVLPKAAIIFLIFTVLCGVVYTGAVTGIAQLIFPGKSNGSIIEVNGKKYGSELLGQQYTDESHMWGRIMNIDVSTYKDENGKTLMYATPSNVSPASEEYRELVAERVEMLRAANQDMDETAIPVDLVTCSGSGLDPHISPAAAEYQIARIAKANDMTEDGVKEIIEKCTDGRFLGLFGEETVNVLEVNLMLDGILSM; encoded by the coding sequence ATGAAAACAATTAAATGTGTGCTGCCCAAAGCAGCCATTATATTTCTGATTTTTACTGTACTTTGCGGCGTAGTTTATACAGGAGCTGTGACTGGCATTGCACAGCTTATATTTCCGGGTAAGTCAAACGGCAGTATTATCGAAGTAAATGGTAAGAAATATGGCAGTGAGCTGCTGGGCCAGCAATATACAGATGAGTCCCATATGTGGGGGCGTATAATGAATATCGATGTGTCTACTTACAAGGATGAAAACGGCAAAACACTGATGTATGCCACACCGTCAAATGTAAGTCCGGCAAGTGAGGAGTACAGGGAACTGGTAGCTGAACGTGTAGAAATGCTCCGTGCTGCCAACCAGGATATGGATGAAACAGCAATTCCTGTTGATTTGGTGACTTGTTCCGGCAGCGGACTTGACCCCCATATCTCCCCAGCGGCGGCAGAATATCAGATAGCACGGATTGCAAAAGCAAATGATATGACAGAAGACGGTGTCAAGGAAATTATTGAAAAATGCACGGACGGCAGATTTTTAGGGCTGTTCGGTGAGGAAACTGTTAATGTCCTGGAGGTAAACCTGATGTTGGACGGGATTCTGTCTATGTAG
- the kdpB gene encoding potassium-transporting ATPase subunit KdpB: MESKKNSTFADKKMFGRAVKDSFIKLNPKIQVQNPVMFLVYISAVLTTGLWIVSLFGWQDASSGYTLTIGVILWFTCIFANFAEAIAEGRGKAQADSLRAAKKDVEAHKITSPEKKEQITTVSSVTLKKGNFVIVKAGEQIPGDGEVVEGAASVDESAITGESAPVIREAGGDRSAVTGGTTVLSDWIVVQITSEAGESFLDKMIAMVEGAARKKTPNEIALQIFLVALSIIFILVTMSLYTYSAFSAKQAGIENPTSITTLVALLVCLAPTTIGALLSAIGIAGMSRLNQANVLAMSGRAIEAAGDVDILMLDKTGTITLGNRQAHTFIPIDGTSESELADAAQLSSLADETPEGRSIVILAKEKFGIRGRSLSDKNMTFIPFTAKTRMSGVDYDGDEIRKGAAEAIHEYVSHAGGTYSDECGKIVQDIARQGGTPLVVAKNHKILGVIHLKDIIKQGVQEKFADLRKMGIKTIMITGDNPMTAAAIAAEAGVDDFLAEATPEGKLQMIRDFQSKGHLVAMTGDGTNDAPALAQADVAVAMNTGTQAAKEAGNMVDLDSSPTKLIDIVRIGKQLLMTRGSLTTFSIANDVAKYFAIIPALFMGLYPGLSALNIMKLHSPQSAVLSAIIYNALIIIALIPLALKGVKYREVPAGKLLSRNLLIYGLGGLAAPFIFVKLIDMVLVLFGLA, encoded by the coding sequence ATGGAATCAAAAAAAAATAGTACTTTTGCCGACAAAAAGATGTTTGGCAGAGCTGTAAAAGATTCATTTATAAAGCTAAATCCAAAGATACAGGTACAGAATCCTGTTATGTTTTTAGTTTATATTTCAGCAGTACTGACCACAGGACTTTGGATTGTATCTCTGTTTGGGTGGCAGGATGCATCCAGTGGATATACATTGACTATTGGGGTTATTTTATGGTTCACTTGTATTTTCGCAAACTTTGCTGAGGCCATTGCAGAGGGGCGGGGAAAAGCACAGGCTGATTCTCTCCGCGCTGCAAAAAAGGATGTAGAGGCCCATAAAATTACTTCTCCTGAAAAGAAAGAGCAAATCACTACTGTTTCTTCTGTCACGTTGAAAAAAGGTAATTTTGTTATTGTCAAAGCTGGTGAACAGATTCCTGGAGATGGGGAGGTTGTAGAGGGGGCCGCATCTGTGGATGAAAGCGCCATTACTGGTGAGTCTGCGCCAGTTATCCGCGAGGCAGGCGGGGACAGGAGTGCTGTCACCGGCGGCACTACGGTACTTTCTGATTGGATTGTAGTACAGATTACAAGTGAGGCCGGTGAGAGCTTCCTGGATAAAATGATTGCCATGGTGGAGGGAGCTGCGCGTAAAAAGACACCAAATGAAATTGCGTTACAGATTTTTCTTGTAGCGCTGTCCATCATCTTTATACTGGTTACGATGTCCCTTTATACATATTCTGCTTTCTCGGCAAAGCAGGCAGGTATTGAGAACCCTACTTCCATCACCACGTTGGTCGCATTGCTTGTTTGTCTTGCGCCTACTACCATTGGCGCATTACTTTCGGCTATTGGCATTGCCGGCATGAGCCGGCTGAATCAGGCAAATGTGCTGGCTATGAGCGGCAGAGCAATTGAAGCCGCAGGGGACGTGGATATTCTGATGTTGGATAAAACAGGTACGATTACTCTGGGAAACCGGCAGGCGCACACGTTTATCCCCATTGACGGCACAAGTGAATCAGAGCTTGCCGATGCTGCACAGCTCTCCTCACTTGCCGATGAAACACCGGAGGGACGCAGCATTGTAATCCTTGCAAAAGAAAAATTTGGGATCCGGGGCAGAAGTCTTTCTGATAAAAATATGACTTTTATTCCTTTTACTGCGAAAACCCGTATGAGTGGTGTGGATTATGACGGAGACGAGATACGTAAGGGCGCGGCTGAGGCTATTCACGAATATGTGTCCCATGCAGGCGGGACCTACTCTGATGAGTGCGGCAAAATTGTGCAGGATATTGCCAGACAGGGCGGTACACCGTTGGTGGTCGCTAAAAACCACAAAATTCTTGGTGTCATTCATTTAAAAGATATTATTAAGCAGGGTGTACAGGAGAAGTTTGCTGACCTCCGGAAAATGGGAATTAAGACGATTATGATAACTGGCGATAACCCAATGACTGCGGCAGCCATTGCTGCAGAAGCAGGTGTTGATGATTTTCTTGCAGAAGCAACGCCGGAGGGCAAGCTTCAAATGATCCGGGATTTCCAGTCTAAGGGACATTTGGTAGCCATGACAGGTGACGGCACGAATGACGCACCGGCTCTGGCGCAGGCAGATGTGGCTGTGGCCATGAATACGGGCACACAGGCGGCGAAGGAAGCCGGAAATATGGTGGATTTGGATTCTTCGCCTACAAAGCTGATTGATATTGTCCGCATCGGCAAGCAGCTTTTAATGACAAGAGGCAGTCTGACTACCTTTTCCATTGCAAATGATGTGGCAAAGTATTTCGCCATTATCCCTGCTCTGTTTATGGGACTTTATCCGGGTCTGTCTGCATTGAATATTATGAAGCTGCATTCCCCGCAGAGTGCGGTGCTTTCTGCCATTATTTATAACGCATTGATCATCATTGCTCTGATCCCATTGGCACTAAAGGGTGTAAAATACCGTGAGGTTCCGGCAGGAAAGCTACTGTCCCGCAACCTGCTGATTTATGGCTTGGGCGGCCTTGCAGCGCCATTTATTTTTGTAAAGCTGATTGATATGGTACTGGTTCTGTTTGGACTGGCGTAA
- the kdpA gene encoding potassium-transporting ATPase subunit KdpA, with protein MMSTVIQYILYLAILVILAIPFGGYIKKVMNGEKTFLSRIFIPCENAVYKVMHVDKEEQMSWKKYTVSVLIFSGIGFIFLFLLQLLQGVLPGNPQGLPGVKWDLSFNTASSFITNTNWQAYSGESTLSYLTQAVGLTVQNFVSAATGIAVLFALIRGFIKVKSDGLGSFWADITRIVIYILIPLNLVVSLLLVGGGVIQNLKGAETVSLVEPIAVSADGEVLENAEIDLGTGTVEVDGKAVRDADIVTQQFVPMGPAASQVAIKQTGTNGGGYMGVNSAHPLENPNAFTNIIEMISLLLIPASLCFTFGKAVNNKKQGISIFMAMFICLVIAVSSIAVSEQLATPQLAQDGNVDISMVNQAGGNMEGKETRFGIASSSTWAAFTTAASNGSVNSMHDSYTPLGGMVTMLLIQLGEVIFGGVGCGLYSMLAFAILTVFIAGLMVGRTPEFLGKKIEPYEMKWSVLVCLATPVAILIGSGIAAVVPGIGDSLNNTGAHGFSELLYAYSSCGGNNGSAFAGFNADTVFLNVSLGLVMLFARFLPIIGTLAIAGSLGGKKKIAATSGTLSTTNGMFVFLLIFVVLLVGALSFFPALALGPLAEFFSNMI; from the coding sequence ATAATGAGTACAGTGATTCAATACATACTTTATCTTGCCATTCTCGTGATACTTGCAATTCCTTTTGGGGGTTATATTAAGAAAGTAATGAATGGCGAAAAAACTTTTTTATCCAGAATATTTATACCTTGTGAAAATGCCGTTTATAAAGTCATGCATGTAGATAAGGAAGAGCAGATGAGCTGGAAAAAGTACACTGTTTCAGTACTTATCTTTTCTGGCATTGGTTTTATTTTTTTGTTTCTTTTGCAGCTTCTCCAGGGTGTCCTTCCGGGTAATCCCCAAGGACTGCCGGGCGTAAAATGGGATTTGTCGTTTAATACGGCCTCCAGCTTTATTACTAATACAAACTGGCAGGCATATAGCGGTGAATCTACATTAAGTTATCTGACCCAGGCAGTTGGGCTGACAGTACAAAACTTTGTATCTGCAGCTACTGGCATTGCTGTTTTATTTGCGCTGATCCGTGGCTTTATTAAAGTGAAAAGCGATGGGTTGGGCAGCTTTTGGGCTGATATTACAAGAATAGTTATCTACATCTTGATTCCACTTAACCTTGTAGTCTCATTGCTGCTGGTGGGGGGCGGTGTTATTCAAAATTTGAAGGGCGCGGAAACTGTGTCCCTTGTCGAGCCTATTGCGGTCAGTGCAGATGGGGAAGTCTTAGAAAATGCAGAAATCGATCTTGGGACTGGGACGGTAGAGGTTGATGGAAAGGCCGTCCGAGATGCTGATATTGTAACCCAGCAGTTTGTCCCTATGGGGCCTGCTGCAAGTCAGGTGGCAATTAAGCAGACCGGAACAAACGGAGGCGGGTATATGGGGGTCAACTCTGCACATCCGCTGGAAAACCCAAATGCCTTTACAAATATTATTGAGATGATTTCACTGCTTTTAATTCCTGCCTCCCTATGCTTTACATTTGGAAAAGCGGTCAATAATAAAAAGCAGGGCATTTCAATTTTTATGGCAATGTTTATCTGCCTTGTTATAGCAGTTAGCTCTATTGCTGTCAGTGAACAGCTTGCAACGCCACAGCTTGCACAGGATGGAAATGTAGATATTTCCATGGTAAATCAAGCAGGGGGTAATATGGAGGGGAAAGAAACTCGGTTTGGTATTGCCTCCTCCTCTACCTGGGCAGCATTTACTACAGCTGCTTCCAACGGTTCTGTCAATTCCATGCACGACAGCTACACACCGCTGGGCGGCATGGTAACAATGCTTCTAATACAGCTTGGAGAGGTTATCTTTGGCGGTGTAGGCTGTGGACTTTATAGTATGCTTGCATTTGCCATTTTGACCGTATTTATTGCAGGGCTTATGGTGGGAAGAACGCCGGAATTTCTCGGCAAGAAGATTGAGCCATATGAAATGAAATGGTCTGTACTGGTCTGCCTTGCGACACCAGTTGCTATATTAATCGGCAGTGGAATTGCCGCAGTTGTTCCCGGTATTGGGGACAGCTTAAATAATACGGGGGCACATGGTTTTTCCGAACTTCTGTATGCATACTCTTCCTGCGGCGGAAATAATGGTTCGGCATTTGCGGGATTTAACGCGGATACTGTATTCCTAAATGTTTCTTTGGGCCTTGTTATGTTGTTCGCCCGGTTCCTGCCGATTATAGGGACACTGGCGATTGCGGGAAGCCTTGGGGGAAAGAAGAAAATTGCAGCAACCTCAGGAACACTGTCCACAACAAACGGTATGTTTGTGTTTTTGCTAATTTTCGTCGTTCTGCTTGTCGGTGCGCTGAGTTTCTTCCCAGCGCTGGCACTTGGGCCGCTGGCGGAATTTTTTAGTAATATGATTTAA
- the gtfA gene encoding sucrose phosphorylase, producing the protein MKNQVMLITYGDSLGKNFKELEMILDKYYEGAIGSVHILPFFPSSADRGFAPMCYDKVDQKFGDFSDLTRMGEKYDLMYDFMVNHISAHSPYYLDFKEKKEESEYKSLFIRYKDFWEGGEPTQEQIDKIYKRKPKAPYVSLTFGDGTTEKIWCTFGEEQIDLNVANPQTKEFIKKTIRFMCEHGAKVIRLDAFAYAVKKADTSCFFVEPEMWNLLYSIEKTAKEYNVDILPEIHEHYSIQSRIADKGFWVYDFALPMLVLHALYMHRGERLKHWLEICPRKQMTTLDTHDGIGVVDVVDLLTPEEIEETKEKLYKKGANVKKKYSSAEYNNLDIYQINCSFYSALGNNDDAYLLARAIQFFAPGIPQIYYVGMLAGENDLELLENTKEGRNINRHYYSVEEVDENFANRAVVQKIRDLMLFRNRCKAFHGEECICKSEGDSLIIERINGDIKAVLKASLTTYQFEITEETLK; encoded by the coding sequence ATGAAGAATCAGGTTATGCTCATTACTTATGGAGATAGTCTGGGGAAAAATTTCAAAGAGTTAGAAATGATCTTAGATAAATATTATGAGGGTGCAATCGGAAGTGTTCACATATTACCCTTTTTTCCCTCCTCAGCAGACCGGGGATTTGCACCGATGTGCTACGACAAAGTAGACCAAAAATTTGGCGATTTTTCAGATTTGACAAGAATGGGAGAGAAATATGATTTGATGTATGATTTTATGGTCAATCATATCTCCGCACATTCTCCATATTATTTAGATTTCAAAGAAAAAAAAGAAGAATCGGAGTACAAAAGTCTATTTATCCGCTATAAAGACTTCTGGGAGGGGGGAGAACCGACACAAGAGCAGATTGATAAAATTTATAAAAGAAAACCGAAAGCTCCATATGTCAGCCTGACATTTGGTGATGGAACAACTGAAAAAATCTGGTGCACTTTTGGAGAAGAACAGATTGACCTGAATGTTGCCAATCCACAGACAAAAGAGTTTATTAAAAAAACCATTCGTTTTATGTGCGAGCATGGTGCAAAGGTGATTCGCCTAGATGCATTTGCTTATGCGGTAAAAAAGGCAGATACAAGCTGCTTTTTTGTAGAACCGGAGATGTGGAATCTACTGTACAGTATTGAAAAGACAGCAAAAGAATATAATGTGGATATTCTTCCGGAAATTCATGAACATTATTCAATTCAATCCAGAATTGCTGATAAAGGTTTCTGGGTATATGATTTTGCGCTCCCCATGCTTGTTTTACATGCGTTGTATATGCATCGAGGAGAACGGCTGAAACATTGGCTGGAGATTTGCCCAAGAAAACAAATGACTACATTGGATACTCATGATGGAATCGGAGTAGTAGATGTTGTAGATCTTCTCACACCAGAAGAGATTGAGGAAACAAAAGAGAAATTATATAAAAAAGGCGCAAATGTAAAGAAAAAATACAGCAGCGCTGAATATAACAATCTAGATATTTACCAGATCAACTGCAGTTTTTATTCTGCACTGGGAAATAATGACGATGCGTATCTTCTTGCAAGAGCAATTCAATTTTTTGCACCGGGAATCCCACAAATTTACTATGTAGGAATGCTGGCCGGTGAAAATGATTTGGAGTTATTGGAGAATACAAAGGAAGGAAGAAACATCAATCGACATTATTACAGCGTAGAAGAGGTGGATGAAAATTTTGCAAATAGAGCTGTTGTGCAAAAGATTAGAGATTTGATGTTATTTAGAAATCGCTGTAAAGCATTCCATGGAGAGGAATGTATTTGTAAGAGCGAGGGCGACAGCCTTATAATTGAAAGAATAAATGGGGACATAAAAGCCGTGCTAAAGGCAAGTCTGACAACATACCAGTTTGAAATCACAGAAGAAACACTGAAATAA
- a CDS encoding Gfo/Idh/MocA family protein produces the protein MKRIKFAVIGSGWRAQFYIRIAKAVPDMFELTDVLIRDKIKGEKFSQTYGVSVVQTIEGIQKKSPDYVVLAIKRGIISGYLPKLFEAGIPVLCETPPGEDVEALDSVWEAYQTYKGKIQVAEQYFVQPLYAAWGKVIASGKIGEVENINISALHGYHGASMIRRYLNVGFQNAVIYGKKFWFDVTETCGRDGMEFDGEVFKCSRDRLTMEFENGKVAFFDFADPVQYHSFIRTRQLSVQGVRGEIDDLTVRYLTKENVPVTAELNRIDLGVYNNQEWSHYGIMLGEEFLYKTPFINARLNDDEIAVATCMLKMGEYLETGIDFYSLKEALQDMYICLKMDEALANPNKEIKMEVQSWA, from the coding sequence ATGAAGAGAATTAAATTTGCAGTAATTGGTTCCGGGTGGAGAGCACAGTTTTATATTCGTATTGCGAAAGCTGTTCCGGATATGTTTGAATTAACAGATGTATTGATTAGAGATAAAATAAAAGGAGAAAAGTTCAGCCAAACTTATGGTGTGTCTGTGGTACAGACAATAGAGGGGATTCAGAAGAAGAGTCCAGATTATGTCGTACTTGCGATAAAACGAGGAATTATTTCTGGGTATCTCCCAAAGCTATTCGAAGCGGGTATTCCAGTATTGTGCGAGACGCCGCCGGGGGAGGACGTAGAGGCGTTAGATAGTGTATGGGAAGCATATCAAACATATAAGGGAAAAATTCAGGTTGCGGAGCAGTATTTTGTACAGCCATTATATGCGGCATGGGGGAAAGTGATTGCATCTGGCAAAATAGGAGAAGTGGAAAATATAAATATCTCCGCACTTCATGGATATCATGGTGCGAGTATGATTCGTCGGTATTTAAACGTAGGGTTTCAAAATGCAGTGATTTATGGAAAGAAATTCTGGTTTGATGTAACGGAAACATGCGGGCGGGATGGAATGGAATTTGATGGTGAAGTATTTAAATGCTCGCGTGACCGTCTGACCATGGAGTTTGAAAATGGAAAAGTTGCATTTTTTGATTTTGCAGATCCGGTACAGTATCATTCTTTTATCCGTACAAGACAGCTTTCTGTTCAGGGAGTACGAGGAGAAATAGATGATCTTACCGTACGTTATCTTACAAAAGAAAATGTTCCTGTGACAGCAGAGCTCAATCGAATTGACTTGGGTGTATACAATAATCAGGAATGGTCTCATTATGGAATTATGCTTGGAGAGGAATTCCTATATAAAACGCCATTTATCAATGCGCGCCTAAACGATGATGAAATAGCAGTGGCTACTTGTATGTTGAAAATGGGAGAGTACTTGGAGACCGGAATAGATTTTTACAGCTTGAAGGAAGCTTTGCAGGATATGTATATTTGTTTGAAAATGGATGAGGCACTGGCGAATCCGAATAAGGAAATAAAGATGGAAGTACAAAGCTGGGCATAA